One segment of Burkholderia multivorans ATCC BAA-247 DNA contains the following:
- a CDS encoding transporter substrate-binding domain-containing protein — protein sequence MKRTKFLLSGLLLASALGFTAVAAHAEDLLDSVKKAGVLRVGLEGTYPPFNSRGTSGQLEGFDVDVANAVAGKLGVKTQFIPTEWSGIIAGLQAGKFDVIVNQVTITPQRKEALDFSEPYTYSAAQLIQRKDDKRDFKSLEDFKGKKLGVTLGTNYDQMARSVPGIEVQTYPGAPEKLRDLAAGRIEATLDDRLMLPYMIKTSNLPLRAGAVLNGGKQEMAIPFRKGNPKFEKAINDALESLRKDGMLKKISMHWFGSDVTVPVAQ from the coding sequence ATGAAACGTACGAAGTTCCTGCTGTCGGGCCTGCTGCTTGCGTCGGCCCTCGGCTTTACGGCTGTCGCCGCCCACGCCGAAGACCTGCTCGACTCCGTGAAGAAGGCCGGCGTGCTGCGCGTCGGCCTCGAAGGCACGTATCCGCCGTTCAACTCGCGCGGCACGTCGGGGCAGCTCGAGGGCTTCGACGTCGACGTCGCCAATGCGGTGGCCGGCAAGCTCGGCGTGAAGACGCAGTTCATCCCGACCGAATGGAGCGGCATCATCGCGGGCCTGCAGGCCGGCAAGTTCGACGTGATCGTGAACCAGGTGACGATTACGCCGCAGCGCAAGGAAGCACTCGACTTCAGCGAGCCGTACACGTATTCGGCTGCACAGCTGATCCAGCGCAAGGACGACAAGCGCGACTTCAAGTCGCTCGAGGATTTCAAGGGCAAGAAGCTCGGCGTGACGCTCGGCACGAACTACGATCAGATGGCGCGCAGCGTGCCCGGCATCGAGGTGCAGACGTATCCGGGCGCGCCGGAAAAGCTGCGCGACCTGGCCGCGGGCCGGATCGAGGCGACGCTCGACGATCGGCTGATGCTGCCGTACATGATCAAGACGTCGAATCTGCCGCTGCGTGCCGGTGCGGTGCTGAACGGCGGCAAGCAGGAGATGGCGATCCCGTTCCGCAAGGGCAATCCGAAGTTCGAGAAGGCGATCAACGATGCGCTGGAGTCGCTGCGCAAGGATGGCATGCTGAAGAAGATCTCGATGCACTGGTTCGGCAGCGATGTGACGGTGCCGGTCGCCCAGTAA
- a CDS encoding type VI secretion system Vgr family protein has product MNMQNTIAALRGGLLQRDRLLKLDTPLGANVLTVQRAVGRSRIGRAYEFALDVLSTDSDLELKKLIAQPITLWLQQADRSYRPINGYVHTARRLGADGGLTTYQLTFADFTHFLKFRRDQRIWNDAAVDQIISDVLNCHPQAQGHFRFALSKPLPNRSYTRQHDTDWHFIHRLLEDEGLYCTWQQADDGKSHTLVITDNLQAFAPLSPETVRFYRGGAASEADAFTQWSGTRTLQSVTRTTRTFDYKNPSQPSNPKGTSLPTMAGQGELPDQLEVYEYTGAYTYLDQTRGDHLTKIRMEEWESQAKRFHGAGGVRAIDAGRRFTLADHPEHDRDPADQREFATIEVAWWIENNLPVSESDSNFPHSLASSLAQVRARYGDMRELQVPHPDGSLGFYLVEVEAQRTSVPYRSPFEHAKPKMHLETAIVVGPQGEEVYTDELNRIRVQFVWDRLNPGNENASCWVRVVQSDTGGGYGGVHVPRIGEEVLIDYVGGDCDRPLAVGRVYNGANKPQWHSDGILSGYRSKEYAGGGYNQLVMDDATGQNRVQLMSSSANSLLHLGYIIDQNGNARGSYLGSGFDLRSDAYGAVRASQGLYVTTHPKAANSQPLDVKEAQQQLVTGESLIEAMSGVSEQHQAESLKEAHDTMRAFADATQSSVSGSASGGRTAGGGTGSANAFKEPVMLFGSPSGIAMSTQQSVHMVANDHVNVASGQSVHVAAGKSLIASIGQKLSLFVQNAGMKLFAGKGKVEIQAQSDNVEVTAQKAVKVVSATDRIEIAADQGILLTSGGGYIRIQGGNIEIHTPGAVDVKGASHTFAGPASMGYPLPSPRPDQPGQLELFHKYANGEAVKGGLFTVKDVNGAVLKKGALDNSGYTVVSGLPPGAVRVEFGKDPRESDQPANYFKEAKWPAEPVTPSPDGAQAAAAGQLASQLKGMAPAAATAAAGLASGGDAGAALGGLASSALPAAAAALGGAGAVSALQTASSLGSAAKQVAGMVQAARQGGLAALAAPAANAASGALQGALPGVAGIAGKGATAMASAGGAAGMKLPTSGFGGPLKS; this is encoded by the coding sequence ATGAACATGCAGAACACAATTGCCGCATTGCGCGGCGGGTTGCTTCAGCGGGACCGGCTGTTGAAGCTCGATACGCCGCTGGGAGCCAATGTCCTCACCGTACAGCGCGCGGTCGGGCGTTCGCGCATTGGGCGCGCGTACGAATTCGCGCTCGACGTGCTGTCGACCGACAGCGATCTGGAACTCAAAAAACTGATCGCGCAGCCGATCACGCTCTGGCTCCAGCAGGCCGATCGCAGCTACCGGCCGATCAACGGCTACGTGCATACCGCGCGCCGACTCGGCGCCGACGGTGGGCTGACAACCTATCAGCTCACGTTCGCCGATTTCACCCATTTTCTGAAGTTTCGCCGCGATCAGCGCATCTGGAACGACGCGGCAGTCGATCAGATCATCTCCGACGTCCTGAACTGCCATCCGCAAGCGCAGGGCCACTTCCGCTTCGCGCTATCCAAGCCGCTGCCGAACCGCTCGTACACGCGCCAGCACGATACCGACTGGCATTTCATCCATCGGTTGCTGGAGGACGAGGGGCTCTATTGCACGTGGCAGCAGGCCGACGACGGCAAGTCGCATACGCTCGTGATCACCGACAACCTGCAGGCGTTTGCGCCGCTGTCGCCGGAGACCGTGCGTTTCTATCGCGGCGGGGCGGCGAGCGAAGCCGACGCGTTCACGCAATGGTCGGGCACGCGCACGCTGCAGAGCGTGACGCGCACGACGCGCACGTTCGACTACAAGAATCCGTCGCAGCCGTCGAACCCGAAGGGCACGTCGCTGCCGACGATGGCCGGTCAGGGCGAATTGCCCGACCAGCTCGAAGTCTACGAATACACCGGCGCGTACACGTATCTCGACCAGACACGCGGCGACCATCTGACGAAGATCCGGATGGAGGAGTGGGAATCGCAGGCCAAGCGCTTTCATGGCGCGGGCGGCGTGCGTGCTATCGATGCGGGCCGGCGCTTTACGTTGGCGGACCATCCCGAACACGATCGCGATCCGGCGGACCAGCGCGAGTTCGCGACGATCGAAGTCGCATGGTGGATCGAGAACAACCTGCCCGTGTCCGAGAGCGATTCGAATTTTCCGCACAGCCTTGCGTCGTCGCTCGCACAGGTACGCGCTCGATACGGGGACATGCGAGAACTTCAGGTGCCGCATCCCGACGGTTCGCTCGGCTTCTATCTCGTCGAAGTCGAGGCGCAGCGCACGAGCGTGCCGTATCGCAGCCCGTTCGAGCACGCGAAGCCGAAGATGCACCTCGAGACGGCGATCGTCGTTGGTCCGCAGGGCGAGGAGGTCTATACCGACGAGCTGAACCGGATTCGCGTGCAGTTCGTATGGGATCGCCTCAATCCGGGCAACGAGAACGCATCGTGCTGGGTGCGTGTGGTGCAGTCGGACACCGGCGGCGGCTACGGCGGCGTGCACGTGCCACGAATCGGCGAGGAAGTGCTGATCGACTACGTCGGCGGCGACTGCGACCGGCCGCTTGCGGTCGGGCGCGTGTACAACGGCGCGAACAAGCCGCAGTGGCATAGCGACGGCATTCTGTCCGGATATCGATCGAAGGAATACGCGGGCGGCGGCTACAACCAGCTCGTGATGGACGACGCCACCGGGCAGAACCGCGTGCAACTGATGAGCAGCAGCGCGAACAGCCTGCTGCATCTGGGCTACATCATCGATCAGAACGGCAATGCGCGCGGCTCGTATCTCGGCAGCGGGTTCGATCTGCGCTCGGATGCGTACGGTGCGGTGCGCGCGAGTCAGGGGCTGTACGTGACCACGCATCCAAAGGCGGCGAACAGCCAGCCGCTCGACGTGAAGGAAGCGCAGCAGCAGCTCGTGACCGGCGAGAGCCTGATCGAAGCGATGTCGGGCGTGAGCGAACAGCATCAGGCGGAAAGCCTGAAGGAAGCGCACGACACGATGCGCGCATTCGCGGACGCGACGCAAAGCAGCGTGTCGGGCAGTGCGTCGGGCGGGCGTACTGCGGGCGGTGGAACGGGCAGCGCGAACGCATTCAAGGAACCGGTGATGCTGTTCGGCAGCCCCTCGGGGATCGCGATGTCGACGCAGCAGTCGGTGCACATGGTCGCGAACGATCACGTGAACGTCGCGAGCGGGCAGAGCGTGCACGTGGCCGCAGGCAAGTCGCTGATCGCGAGCATCGGACAGAAGCTGAGCCTGTTCGTGCAGAACGCGGGGATGAAGCTGTTCGCGGGCAAGGGCAAGGTGGAGATCCAGGCGCAGTCGGACAACGTCGAAGTGACTGCGCAGAAGGCGGTAAAGGTTGTGTCCGCAACCGACAGGATCGAGATCGCGGCCGATCAGGGGATTCTGCTGACGAGCGGCGGCGGCTATATCCGTATTCAAGGCGGGAACATCGAGATTCATACGCCGGGTGCGGTCGATGTGAAGGGCGCGTCGCATACGTTCGCGGGGCCGGCGAGCATGGGCTATCCGTTGCCGAGCCCGAGGCCCGATCAGCCGGGGCAATTGGAACTGTTTCACAAGTATGCGAACGGCGAGGCGGTGAAGGGCGGCTTGTTCACGGTGAAGGACGTGAACGGCGCGGTGCTGAAGAAGGGGGCGCTCGACAACAGCGGCTATACGGTTGTGAGCGGACTGCCGCCCGGCGCAGTGCGTGTCGAATTCGGAAAGGATCCGCGCGAGTCGGATCAGCCGGCGAACTACTTCAAGGAAGCGAAGTGGCCGGCCGAGCCTGTCACGCCGTCGCCGGACGGTGCGCAGGCCGCGGCAGCCGGTCAGCTCGCCAGCCAGTTGAAGGGAATGGCGCCCGCGGCTGCGACGGCTGCGGCGGGGCTGGCGAGTGGAGGCGACGCCGGTGCTGCGTTGGGCGGACTGGCGAGCTCCGCGTTGCCGGCTGCGGCGGCTGCGCTGGGCGGCGCGGGTGCGGTGTCCGCGTTGCAGACCGCTTCAAGCTTGGGCAGCGCCGCGAAGCAGGTGGCGGGGATGGTGCAGGCCGCGCGTCAAGGCGGCCTCGCGGCCTTGGCTGCGCCAGCCGCGAATGCTGCATCCGGGGCGCTGCAGGGCGCTTTGCCCGGTGTGGCGGGGATCGCCGGCAAGGGCGCTACGGCGATGGCATCGGCTGGCGGCGCCGCCGGCATGAAGTTGCCGACCAGCGGCTTCGGCGGCCCGCTTAAATCCTGA
- a CDS encoding RHS repeat-associated core domain-containing protein: protein MAQQLPPGAEKEQAVTWLSDVSPKDVAAVGNRFDAWLRRISGNHITFEDVKTFAGAVPIVGNIMAMVDALGDIAEIVEKRGGQVLDYMSLAINLLGIIPIPPTLAPFRMSARPLLALVRHELLATRNNLGAAIISVLVTHINATCATEIEDFLNKLKAGLTELLDGCASKCEEIMIALANGMDKALHGQLFDAGGNLRRQQQLAKKIADDRPWYSPSRVGDGIQFAYEGTKALGKKVANKTAGTMAKLAPDAWLEPFRGTVTFLRTEAPKVATSIRSLAGSEEGKMMWLVLQLIEAVGRVKARAKLHEQSADVKAAGKSQAKKTRGQEGLEKTDAQAPAEGQGKSKCKACGIGGSPASIDFAFGDETFSHVDFDLPGALPLVWERTYRSRLSAYDSGELGARWITPYTTRIDVKNDRWIYRDAEGRSIDYPALAAGAVHDDLSENLTLSRLDDTWATIAYGHDVLHVYERRGDAFRLAMQKDRAGNTVTLDYDALDRLARLIDASGNVLALEHDRHGRIVQIEQVLKDGERRTLASYEYDANGDLVRAVDRHGNARTYQYHRHLVTRYTDRTGRGMSLEWDGADAEDNADAKCIREYADDGSLDIRLAWNPNIRLTYVTDALGRMTRYYFNIHGYVYRIVYPDGNQEWFRRDANHNLVLHIRQDGSIERREYDARGNLVRHERADGSIIEMAYDDKDQMIRLVDPNGHVWQRKYDDAGNLVEEIDPLEHATKYAYNDKGLPTQITDAKGGTKTLEYNDAGQLTSYTDCSGKKTEWQYDDIGRVVEAKDASGGVVAYGYGPNGQLSEIRSPAGVEHVQYDAEGRLLRHTDQLNRSTRYSYDAAGRIASRADALGQTIAYRYDRLGRLTALTDANFATYQFHYDPAGRLIEEIGFDGKSTRYQYDKDSGSLVAVDEAGCVTSVDLDVNGRLLKRASGESEERFAYDRSGRLIDAVNRYSRVQFFFDPVGNLVREHHAYNVFGERRSYVWHHEYDELGNRRRTVRPDGHAIDWLMYGSGHVHGMLLDGDERVQFERDDLHRETVRMLSSKVGQRTHYDPAGRVLQQTIQRSTSPAPLVERRYRYDAAGQLSRIEDSRKGGIDYRYDPVGRLIEAISPVAKERFAFDPASNIVDPARSSDTPASRPSPVRPESTLPAEVPKVLGNLLKAYAGMRFEYDARGNLVRKHTPAGEQEYEWDAFNRLLSARVAETSRQSEARYFYDAFGRRIAKEVNGERTVFGWDGDTLAYESDGERGTHYIYEPGTFVPLAQYVAEPVLGIETPEWKSSDRYVPEDDPLQKVPQRRADAKLFYYHCDQIGTPQLLTDEDGDVVWEASYKAWGEARGVIARASKAAGIVARNSLRFQGQQEDEETGLHYNRHRYYDSSIGRFTSQDPVGVAGGINLFRHTANPTQWIDPLGLTPCAGKAVIRHYDTGSRTGHYTVEVQSPTASVHTHQVITGDTTTTVVNERRERLMVGDPILHTTEVPLPNANAAIAYQQAQIGRQLGQYDERSNSCVDHVANVLRAGGENVPSGPLGQSRYLTQRGFKMKVR, encoded by the coding sequence ATGGCACAGCAACTTCCACCGGGCGCCGAGAAAGAACAGGCCGTTACCTGGCTTAGCGATGTTTCGCCAAAGGACGTCGCCGCAGTCGGCAACCGCTTCGACGCGTGGTTGCGCCGGATCAGCGGCAACCACATTACGTTCGAGGACGTGAAGACTTTTGCCGGCGCGGTGCCGATCGTCGGCAACATCATGGCGATGGTCGACGCGCTTGGCGATATTGCCGAGATCGTCGAGAAACGCGGCGGCCAGGTGCTCGATTACATGAGCCTCGCGATCAATCTTCTCGGCATCATTCCGATTCCGCCAACGCTTGCGCCGTTCCGGATGTCGGCGCGTCCGCTACTCGCGCTCGTTCGTCACGAATTACTGGCAACGCGCAACAATCTCGGTGCAGCGATCATCTCCGTGCTGGTCACGCACATCAACGCGACATGCGCGACCGAAATCGAGGATTTTCTCAACAAGCTGAAGGCCGGACTCACCGAGCTGCTCGACGGTTGCGCGTCGAAGTGCGAAGAGATCATGATCGCGCTGGCGAACGGCATGGACAAGGCGCTGCACGGGCAGCTCTTCGACGCCGGCGGCAATCTGAGACGTCAGCAGCAGCTCGCGAAGAAGATCGCCGACGATCGGCCGTGGTACAGCCCAAGCCGCGTCGGTGACGGCATCCAGTTCGCATACGAGGGCACCAAGGCACTTGGCAAGAAGGTAGCGAACAAGACGGCGGGCACGATGGCGAAGCTCGCGCCGGACGCGTGGCTGGAGCCGTTTCGCGGCACGGTGACCTTCCTGCGGACCGAGGCGCCGAAGGTCGCAACGTCGATCCGTTCGCTCGCCGGGAGCGAAGAAGGCAAGATGATGTGGCTCGTGTTGCAGTTGATCGAGGCCGTTGGGCGTGTGAAGGCGCGCGCGAAGCTCCATGAACAGAGTGCGGACGTCAAGGCCGCCGGAAAGAGTCAGGCGAAGAAGACGCGCGGCCAGGAGGGGCTGGAGAAAACCGACGCGCAGGCACCGGCCGAAGGGCAGGGAAAGAGCAAATGCAAGGCTTGCGGCATCGGCGGGTCACCGGCTTCCATCGATTTCGCGTTCGGCGATGAGACGTTCTCGCACGTGGATTTCGATCTGCCGGGCGCGTTGCCGCTCGTATGGGAGCGTACCTATCGCTCGCGGCTGTCTGCATATGACAGCGGCGAGCTGGGTGCACGCTGGATCACGCCTTATACGACGCGCATCGACGTCAAGAACGACCGGTGGATCTACCGCGATGCAGAGGGGCGCAGCATCGACTACCCGGCACTCGCGGCCGGAGCGGTGCACGACGATCTGTCGGAGAACCTGACGCTGTCGCGGCTCGACGATACGTGGGCGACGATCGCATACGGCCATGACGTTCTGCATGTATACGAACGCCGAGGCGATGCGTTCCGGCTCGCGATGCAGAAAGATCGCGCCGGGAACACCGTCACGTTGGACTACGATGCGCTTGATCGCCTCGCGCGCCTGATCGACGCGAGCGGCAATGTGCTTGCGCTCGAGCATGACCGGCATGGCCGGATCGTACAGATCGAGCAGGTGCTCAAGGACGGTGAGCGCCGTACGTTGGCGAGCTATGAATACGATGCGAACGGTGATCTCGTCCGTGCGGTCGACCGCCATGGCAATGCACGGACGTATCAATATCACCGGCATCTTGTGACGCGCTATACAGATCGAACGGGCCGCGGCATGTCGCTCGAATGGGATGGCGCGGATGCCGAAGACAACGCGGACGCGAAATGCATTCGTGAATATGCGGATGACGGCAGCCTGGACATTCGGCTCGCATGGAATCCGAACATCCGCCTCACATACGTGACCGATGCGCTTGGTCGGATGACGCGGTACTACTTCAACATTCACGGCTATGTGTACCGGATCGTGTATCCGGATGGCAATCAGGAGTGGTTCCGTCGCGACGCGAATCACAATCTGGTGCTGCATATCCGGCAGGATGGCAGCATCGAGCGCAGGGAATACGACGCACGCGGCAATCTCGTTCGGCACGAACGCGCCGACGGCAGCATCATCGAGATGGCGTACGACGACAAGGACCAGATGATCCGGCTCGTCGATCCGAATGGGCACGTGTGGCAGCGCAAGTACGACGATGCGGGCAATCTCGTCGAGGAGATCGATCCGCTCGAGCACGCGACGAAGTATGCGTACAACGATAAGGGGTTGCCGACGCAGATCACCGATGCGAAGGGCGGGACCAAGACGCTCGAATACAACGACGCCGGGCAGCTCACGAGCTACACCGATTGCTCCGGAAAGAAGACGGAGTGGCAGTACGACGATATCGGACGCGTGGTGGAGGCCAAGGATGCGTCCGGCGGCGTGGTCGCTTATGGTTACGGACCTAACGGGCAGCTGTCGGAGATTCGTTCTCCCGCCGGCGTCGAGCACGTGCAGTACGACGCCGAAGGCAGATTGCTGCGGCATACCGATCAACTGAACCGTTCGACGCGATACAGCTACGACGCGGCGGGCCGCATTGCGAGCCGCGCAGACGCACTCGGGCAGACGATTGCGTATCGCTACGATCGTCTCGGCCGGCTCACTGCACTGACCGATGCGAACTTCGCAACGTATCAGTTCCACTACGATCCGGCGGGACGGCTGATCGAAGAGATCGGCTTCGACGGCAAGTCGACGCGTTATCAATACGACAAGGACAGCGGTAGTCTCGTTGCCGTCGACGAAGCCGGCTGCGTGACGTCGGTTGACCTCGACGTGAACGGGCGGCTGCTGAAGCGTGCTTCTGGCGAAAGCGAGGAGCGGTTTGCGTACGATCGGAGTGGCCGCCTGATCGACGCGGTGAACCGCTACAGTCGCGTGCAGTTCTTCTTCGACCCGGTCGGGAACCTCGTCCGAGAGCATCACGCCTACAATGTGTTCGGCGAGCGACGCAGCTACGTGTGGCATCACGAATACGACGAACTCGGCAATCGACGGCGCACCGTGCGACCTGACGGCCACGCGATCGACTGGCTGATGTACGGCTCCGGGCACGTGCACGGGATGCTGCTGGATGGCGACGAGCGCGTGCAATTCGAGCGCGACGATCTGCATCGAGAGACGGTGCGGATGCTGTCGAGCAAGGTCGGGCAACGCACGCACTACGATCCGGCCGGACGCGTGCTGCAACAGACGATACAACGGTCCACGTCGCCGGCGCCGCTGGTCGAGCGACGGTATCGCTATGACGCGGCCGGTCAGTTGTCGCGGATCGAGGACAGCCGCAAGGGCGGCATCGACTATCGGTACGATCCGGTCGGACGGCTGATCGAGGCGATCAGCCCGGTCGCGAAGGAGCGGTTCGCGTTCGATCCGGCGAGCAATATCGTCGATCCGGCGCGATCGAGCGACACGCCTGCGTCGCGGCCGAGCCCGGTGCGGCCGGAAAGCACGTTGCCGGCAGAGGTACCGAAAGTGCTCGGCAACCTGCTGAAGGCGTATGCGGGGATGCGCTTCGAGTACGACGCGCGGGGCAATCTCGTGCGCAAGCATACGCCGGCGGGCGAGCAGGAATACGAGTGGGATGCGTTCAACCGTCTGCTGTCGGCGCGCGTTGCGGAGACGTCGCGGCAGAGCGAGGCGCGGTACTTTTACGACGCGTTCGGCCGCCGGATCGCGAAGGAGGTGAACGGCGAGCGGACGGTGTTCGGATGGGATGGCGACACGCTCGCGTACGAAAGCGATGGAGAGCGCGGCACGCACTATATCTACGAGCCGGGGACGTTCGTGCCGCTCGCGCAGTATGTGGCCGAGCCGGTTCTCGGAATCGAGACGCCGGAGTGGAAGAGCAGCGATCGGTACGTGCCGGAGGACGATCCGCTGCAGAAGGTGCCGCAGCGGCGGGCTGACGCGAAGCTTTTCTATTACCACTGCGACCAGATCGGCACGCCGCAGTTGCTGACGGACGAGGATGGGGATGTTGTCTGGGAAGCGTCGTACAAGGCGTGGGGCGAAGCGCGGGGGGTGATCGCGCGGGCGTCGAAGGCGGCGGGGATCGTGGCGAGGAATTCGTTGCGGTTTCAGGGGCAGCAGGAGGATGAGGAGACGGGGCTGCATTACAACCGGCACCGGTATTATGATTCCAGCATTGGGCGTTTCACATCGCAAGACCCGGTCGGCGTGGCCGGTGGAATCAACCTGTTCCGGCATACGGCGAATCCGACTCAATGGATCGACCCCCTTGGACTCACACCATGTGCTGGTAAGGCAGTGATTCGACACTACGATACGGGAAGCCGAACTGGGCACTATACGGTTGAAGTGCAGAGTCCGACTGCATCTGTCCATACTCATCAAGTAATCACGGGCGATACGACTACAACAGTTGTAAACGAGAGGCGCGAAAGGTTAATGGTGGGCGACCCCATCCTTCATACCACGGAAGTACCCCTTCCGAATGCCAATGCTGCGATTGCCTATCAGCAGGCCCAAATCGGACGGCAGTTAGGTCAATATGATGAGAGGTCAAATAGTTGCGTCGATCACGTTGCGAATGTCCTGCGGGCCGGTGGAGAAAACGTTCCCTCTGGGCCTTTGGGTCAATCACGGTATCTTACTCAACGTGGATTTAAAATGAAGGTCAGATAA
- a CDS encoding SMI1/KNR4 family protein has translation MTDFTALLGVDFRRRAPATRAEIARLEKTLGVLLPLNYKDFLAWSDGGEGEVGDLYLSMWAVEQVIELNALYSITTRMGRGFVGIGTDGGDYCFALDLRRDQRFVVVPLGALAEDEVKSLASDLVAGLTAIHDGHITGNDL, from the coding sequence ATGACGGATTTCACAGCGTTGCTGGGCGTCGACTTTCGCAGAAGGGCTCCCGCTACCCGTGCAGAAATCGCTCGCCTGGAAAAGACACTAGGCGTCCTGCTTCCATTGAACTATAAGGACTTCCTTGCGTGGTCGGATGGGGGCGAGGGCGAAGTTGGTGACCTCTATCTGTCCATGTGGGCCGTCGAGCAGGTCATCGAACTCAATGCCTTGTACTCGATCACGACACGCATGGGCCGGGGCTTTGTGGGCATCGGTACCGACGGTGGGGATTACTGCTTTGCTCTGGATCTCCGAAGGGACCAACGTTTCGTTGTCGTGCCGCTCGGTGCGCTAGCTGAGGATGAGGTCAAATCACTGGCAAGCGATCTCGTTGCCGGGTTGACCGCCATCCACGACGGCCACATAACGGGCAACGATCTATAA
- a CDS encoding IS256-like element IS1356 family transposase — MPRKRKEEVPVEPGKGLNLDPELIKQLVPGTLDRASINEQFAALKKAIFERALGGELTHHLGYEKGEAKPVGRTNHRNGTSRKRIATDNDLLDVEIPRDREGTFDPVLIAKGERRFTGFDDKIIAMYARGMSVREIQGFLLEMYGIEVSPDFISTVTDAVIDEVREWQQRPLEPMYPVVFFDALRVKIRDEGVVRNKAIYLALGVRRDGTRDVLGLWIEQTEGAKFWLRVVNDLKLRGVQDILIAVVDGLKGFPEAINTVFPETAVQTCIVHLIRNSLDFASWKDRKSVAAALKEVYRAPSAEAAAVALDAFDTSPWGTKYPPIAALWRRAWDQVIPFYAFAPDIRKIVYTTNAIESLHMQLRKIIKARGHFPSDEAALKLIWLALRNVVAKWTGSRHDWKSAMTQFALLYPERFNIGI; from the coding sequence ATGCCACGCAAACGCAAGGAAGAAGTGCCGGTAGAACCGGGCAAGGGCTTGAACCTGGACCCGGAACTCATCAAGCAACTGGTGCCCGGAACGCTGGATCGGGCTTCGATCAACGAGCAATTCGCGGCCCTGAAGAAGGCGATATTCGAGCGCGCGCTGGGCGGCGAACTGACCCACCACCTGGGCTACGAGAAGGGCGAAGCCAAGCCGGTAGGCCGCACGAACCATCGCAACGGCACCAGCCGCAAGCGCATCGCAACCGACAATGACCTGCTCGACGTCGAGATTCCGCGCGACCGCGAAGGCACGTTCGATCCGGTGCTGATCGCCAAGGGCGAGCGACGCTTCACAGGCTTCGACGACAAGATCATCGCGATGTATGCCCGCGGCATGAGCGTGCGGGAGATTCAGGGCTTCCTGCTGGAGATGTATGGCATCGAGGTGTCGCCGGACTTCATCAGCACGGTGACTGATGCCGTGATCGACGAAGTGCGCGAATGGCAGCAGCGACCGCTCGAGCCGATGTACCCGGTCGTGTTCTTCGACGCCTTGCGAGTCAAGATCCGCGACGAAGGCGTGGTGCGCAACAAGGCGATCTACCTGGCGCTGGGCGTGCGCCGCGACGGCACACGCGACGTGCTGGGCCTTTGGATCGAGCAGACCGAGGGCGCCAAGTTCTGGCTGCGGGTGGTCAACGACCTGAAGCTGCGCGGCGTGCAGGACATTCTGATCGCCGTGGTCGACGGCCTGAAGGGCTTCCCGGAAGCGATCAACACGGTGTTCCCGGAAACGGCGGTCCAGACCTGCATCGTGCATCTGATCCGGAACTCGCTGGACTTTGCCAGCTGGAAAGACAGGAAATCGGTCGCAGCGGCGCTCAAGGAGGTCTATCGGGCACCGTCGGCCGAAGCGGCCGCCGTGGCGCTGGACGCGTTCGATACGAGCCCGTGGGGTACGAAATACCCTCCGATTGCCGCGCTCTGGCGCCGGGCCTGGGATCAGGTGATTCCGTTCTACGCCTTCGCGCCTGATATCCGGAAAATTGTATATACGACCAACGCGATCGAGTCGCTGCATATGCAGCTTCGAAAGATCATCAAGGCGCGCGGTCACTTCCCGTCGGACGAGGCCGCGCTCAAACTGATCTGGCTGGCACTGCGCAACGTCGTGGCCAAGTGGACCGGCTCTCGGCACGATTGGAAGAGCGCGATGACCCAGTTCGCGCTGCTTTACCCGGAACGATTCAACATTGGAATCTGA